In one window of Brassica napus cultivar Da-Ae chromosome C4 unlocalized genomic scaffold, Da-Ae chrC04_Random_3, whole genome shotgun sequence DNA:
- the LOC125594771 gene encoding uncharacterized protein LOC125594771 has product MPMLNAKAESYQPVSIRVREAVLNEHAPRFEPVNRSGREVMPSEHSAPLQPVNSDEHSLFLTFSNGFPLTEMQIFDFFNWRYGPEVEGVIIPRPRGGRGPPLHGRVVFKNPLIPRMVMRDREKVCFSIDGRPVYAKRFFSKKVHTGATASTSLRDGGSHPGGDE; this is encoded by the exons ATGCCCATGCTGAATGCGAAAGCGGAATCCTATCAACCGGTGAGTATAAGAGTGAGAGAGGCCGTGCTGAACGAGCATGCGCCACGTTTTGAACCGGTGAATAGAAGCGGGAGAGAAGTCATGCCGAGTGAACATTCGGCGCCGCTTCAACCGGTAAACAGCGATGAGCATTCGTTGTTCCTTACCTTCTCAAACGGGTTTCCCCTGACGGAGATGCAAATCTTCGATTTTTTTAACTG GCGTTACGGACCCGAGGTGGAGGGAGTGATTATTCCCAGGCCAAGGGGAGGAAGGGGGCCGCCCTTGCATGGGCGAGTAGTGTTCAAGAATCCTCTCATACCCCGCATGGTTATGAGAGACCGTGAAAAGGTTTGCTTTTCTATCGATGGGCGCCCTGTTTACGCCAAAAGGTTCTTCAGCAAGAAGGTGCATACCGGAGCCACTGCGAGTACCAGCCTCCGTGATGGTGGTAGCCACCCCGGTGGCGATGAGTGA